Proteins from a genomic interval of Cupriavidus taiwanensis:
- a CDS encoding cation diffusion facilitator family transporter, which yields MGAGHSHDHPGGNERSLKIALALTGTFLIAEVVGGVMTKSLALISDAAHMLTDTVALAIALAAIAIAKRPADKKRTFGYYRFEILAAAFNALLLFGVAIYILYEAYLRLKSPPQIESTGMFVVAVLGLIINLISMRMLSSGQSSSLNVKGAYLEVWSDLLGSVGVIADAIIIRFTGWAWVDSAIAVLIGLWVLPRTWILLKSSLNVLLEGVPDDVDLAEVEKQILATPGVKSFHDLHIWALTSGKASLTVHVVNDTAVNPEMEVLPELKQMLADKFDITHVTIQFELAPCEQADAAQHFNASPALVGSKSLAAGGN from the coding sequence ATGGGCGCAGGTCACTCACACGACCATCCCGGTGGCAACGAGCGATCGCTCAAGATCGCCCTTGCGCTGACCGGTACGTTCCTGATTGCCGAAGTGGTCGGTGGTGTCATGACGAAGAGCCTGGCGTTGATCTCCGACGCCGCGCACATGCTCACGGACACCGTCGCACTGGCCATCGCACTGGCTGCTATTGCGATCGCCAAGCGACCCGCGGACAAGAAGCGGACATTTGGCTACTACCGTTTTGAGATTCTTGCCGCGGCCTTTAACGCATTGCTGCTGTTCGGTGTGGCTATCTACATCCTGTACGAAGCCTACCTGCGGCTGAAATCGCCACCTCAGATTGAGTCAACCGGCATGTTCGTCGTGGCTGTGCTGGGCCTGATCATCAATCTCATCAGCATGCGCATGCTGTCCTCCGGGCAAAGCAGCAGCCTGAACGTGAAGGGTGCTTATCTGGAAGTCTGGAGCGATCTGCTCGGGTCGGTTGGCGTCATCGCCGATGCGATCATCATCCGCTTCACGGGCTGGGCGTGGGTCGACTCCGCCATTGCGGTGCTGATCGGCCTCTGGGTACTGCCTCGCACTTGGATCCTGCTGAAGTCGAGCCTGAATGTGCTGCTCGAAGGCGTACCCGATGACGTGGATCTGGCAGAGGTTGAGAAGCAAATTCTGGCGACGCCCGGGGTAAAAAGCTTCCATGACCTCCACATCTGGGCACTTACCAGCGGCAAGGCGAGCTTGACGGTTCATGTCGTGAATGACACGGCCGTCAACCCGGAAATGGAAGTGCTACCGGAATTGAAGCAGATGCTGGCTGACAAATTCGATATCACGCACGTGACCATTCAGTTCGAACTGGCACCATGCGAACAAGCGGATGCAGCTCAGCATTTCAATGCATCGCCAGCACTGGTCGGATCGAAGTCGCTTGCTGCAGGAGGAAACTAA
- the czcA gene encoding heavy metal efflux RND transporter CzcA, with the protein MFERIISFAIQQRWLVLLAVFGMAGLGIFSYNRLPIDAVPDITNVQVQVNTSAPGYSPLETEQRVTYPIEVVMAGLPGLEQTRSLSRYGLSQVTVIFKDGTDVYFARQLVNQRIQEAKDNLPEGVVPAMGPISTGLGEIYLWTVEAEEGARKADGTAYTPTDLREIQDWVVRPQLRNVPGVTEINTIGGFNKQYLVAPSLERLASYGLTLTDVVNALNKNNDNVGAGYIERRGEQYLVRAPGQVASEDDIRNIIVGTAQGQPIRIRDIGDVEIGKELRTGAATENGKEVVLGTVFMLIGENSRAVSKAVDEKVASINRTMPEGVKIVTVYDRTRLVDKAIATVKKNLLEGAVLVIVILFLFLGNIRAALITATIIPLAMLFTFTGMVNYKISANLMSLGALDFGIIIDGAVVIVENCVRRLAHAQEHHGRPLTRSERFHEVFAAAKEARRPLIFGQLIIMIVYLPIFALTGVEGKMFHPMAFTVVLALLGAMILSVTFVPAAVALFIGERVAEKENRLMLWAKRRYEPLLEKSLANTAVVLTFAAVSIVLCVAIAARLGSEFIPNLNEGDIAIQALRIPGTSLSQSVEMQKTIETTLKAKFPEIERVFARTGTAEIASDPMPPNISDGYIMLKPEKDWPEPKKTHAELLSAIQEEAGKIPGNNYEFSQPIQLRFNELISGVRSDVAVKIFGDDNNVLSETAKKVSAVLQGIPGAQEVKVEQTTGLPMLTVKIDREKAARYGLNMSDVQDAVATGVGGRDSGTFFQGDRRFDIVVRLPEAVRGEVEALRRLPIPLPKGVDARTTFIPLSEVATLEMAPGPNQISRENGKRRIVISANVRGRDIGSFVPEAEAAIQSQVKIPAGYWMTWGGTFEQLQSATTRLQVVVPVALLLVFVLLFAMFNNIKDGLLVFTGIPFALTGGILALWIRGIPMSITAAVGFIALCGVAVLNGLVMLSFIRSLREEGHSLDSAVRVGALTRLRPVLMTALVASLGFVPMAIATGTGAEVQRPLATVVIGGILSSTALTLLVLPVLYRLAHRKDEDAEDTREPVTQTHQPDQGRQPA; encoded by the coding sequence CACCAGGCTATTCACCGCTCGAAACCGAACAGCGTGTTACGTATCCGATCGAGGTCGTGATGGCCGGCCTGCCGGGACTCGAACAGACGCGTTCCCTGTCCCGCTATGGCTTGTCGCAGGTGACGGTCATCTTCAAGGATGGCACGGACGTCTATTTCGCGCGCCAACTCGTCAACCAGCGCATCCAGGAAGCCAAGGACAATCTGCCTGAAGGCGTTGTGCCGGCGATGGGGCCTATTTCGACCGGCCTCGGGGAGATCTATCTATGGACCGTTGAAGCCGAAGAGGGTGCTCGCAAAGCTGACGGGACTGCCTATACGCCGACAGATTTGCGCGAAATCCAGGATTGGGTGGTACGGCCGCAACTGCGTAACGTGCCCGGTGTCACCGAGATCAATACTATCGGTGGTTTCAACAAGCAGTACCTGGTCGCGCCGAGTCTTGAACGGCTAGCGTCGTACGGGCTGACGCTGACCGACGTCGTCAATGCGCTGAACAAGAACAACGACAACGTGGGTGCGGGCTACATCGAGCGTAGGGGCGAGCAGTATCTGGTTCGTGCGCCGGGTCAGGTTGCGTCCGAAGACGACATCCGCAACATTATTGTCGGTACAGCGCAGGGGCAGCCGATCCGCATTCGCGACATCGGGGATGTGGAGATTGGCAAGGAACTGCGTACCGGTGCGGCAACCGAGAATGGCAAGGAAGTTGTGCTGGGCACGGTATTCATGCTCATCGGCGAAAACAGCCGGGCTGTGTCAAAAGCGGTCGATGAAAAGGTCGCTTCCATTAACCGTACGATGCCGGAAGGTGTGAAGATCGTAACGGTATACGACCGGACACGTCTGGTCGACAAGGCCATTGCGACCGTCAAGAAGAACCTTCTTGAAGGCGCGGTGCTCGTCATCGTAATTCTGTTCCTTTTCCTGGGTAACATCCGCGCGGCGCTGATTACCGCGACGATCATTCCGCTGGCGATGTTGTTCACCTTCACGGGGATGGTGAACTACAAGATCAGTGCGAACCTGATGAGCTTGGGCGCGCTCGACTTCGGCATCATCATCGATGGCGCGGTGGTGATTGTCGAAAACTGTGTGAGGCGACTGGCGCATGCGCAGGAACACCATGGCCGGCCATTGACGCGCTCCGAGCGGTTCCATGAGGTGTTTGCCGCAGCGAAGGAGGCGCGTCGCCCACTGATCTTCGGTCAGCTCATCATTATGATCGTCTACCTGCCGATCTTTGCGCTGACGGGGGTGGAAGGCAAGATGTTCCACCCGATGGCGTTCACGGTCGTCCTGGCGCTGCTGGGCGCGATGATTCTGTCCGTGACGTTCGTTCCGGCTGCGGTCGCCTTGTTCATCGGCGAACGGGTGGCCGAGAAAGAAAATCGTCTCATGCTCTGGGCGAAGCGTCGCTACGAGCCGCTGCTGGAAAAGTCGCTCGCGAACACGGCCGTTGTATTGACGTTTGCCGCGGTGTCAATTGTTCTGTGCGTGGCCATTGCGGCCCGCCTGGGCAGCGAGTTCATCCCCAATCTGAACGAAGGCGACATTGCCATCCAGGCGCTGCGCATTCCTGGCACGAGCCTGTCGCAGTCCGTGGAGATGCAGAAGACGATCGAGACGACCCTCAAGGCAAAATTCCCCGAAATCGAGCGCGTGTTTGCGCGGACAGGTACGGCGGAGATTGCATCCGATCCGATGCCGCCGAATATTTCGGATGGCTACATCATGCTCAAGCCTGAGAAGGATTGGCCAGAGCCGAAGAAAACACATGCCGAACTGCTGTCCGCCATCCAGGAGGAAGCCGGCAAGATCCCCGGGAACAACTACGAGTTCTCCCAACCGATCCAGCTGCGGTTCAACGAGCTGATCTCCGGGGTCCGCTCGGACGTCGCAGTCAAGATCTTCGGCGATGACAACAACGTGCTCAGCGAGACGGCGAAGAAGGTATCGGCCGTGCTGCAGGGCATCCCCGGCGCGCAGGAGGTGAAGGTAGAACAGACCACCGGCTTGCCGATGCTGACGGTCAAGATCGATCGGGAGAAGGCGGCGCGATACGGGCTTAACATGAGCGACGTGCAAGACGCGGTGGCAACGGGCGTCGGAGGCCGTGATTCCGGAACCTTCTTCCAGGGCGATCGTCGTTTCGATATCGTGGTCCGCCTGCCCGAAGCTGTGCGCGGCGAGGTCGAGGCTCTGCGCCGATTGCCGATTCCGTTGCCAAAAGGAGTGGACGCGAGAACGACGTTTATCCCATTGAGCGAGGTGGCGACGCTGGAAATGGCGCCCGGCCCGAACCAGATCTCGCGCGAGAACGGCAAGCGCCGCATCGTGATCAGTGCCAACGTTCGTGGACGTGATATTGGTTCATTCGTGCCCGAGGCGGAAGCGGCTATCCAAAGCCAGGTCAAGATCCCGGCTGGCTACTGGATGACATGGGGTGGCACCTTTGAGCAACTGCAGTCCGCCACCACCCGCCTGCAGGTGGTAGTGCCGGTGGCGCTGTTGCTGGTCTTCGTACTGTTGTTTGCGATGTTCAACAACATCAAGGATGGCTTGCTAGTCTTCACGGGCATTCCCTTTGCGCTGACTGGCGGGATTCTTGCCCTGTGGATACGCGGCATTCCGATGTCCATTACTGCAGCGGTGGGCTTCATCGCGCTGTGCGGGGTGGCGGTGCTCAATGGTCTGGTGATGCTGTCGTTTATCCGATCGCTGCGCGAAGAAGGGCATTCCCTCGACAGCGCGGTCCGAGTTGGCGCCCTGACGCGACTGCGTCCGGTGCTGATGACGGCCCTGGTGGCATCCCTGGGTTTCGTGCCGATGGCCATCGCCACCGGTACGGGCGCTGAGGTGCAACGTCCCCTCGCAACGGTGGTAATCGGTGGCATCTTGTCGTCCACGGCGCTGACCCTACTGGTGTTGCCGGTGCTCTATCGACTTGCTCACCGCAAGGATGAGGACGCGGAAGATACTCGCGAGCCAGTCACTCAGACGCATCAACCGGATCAAGGCCGCCAGCCTGCATGA